A genomic region of Aspergillus oryzae RIB40 DNA, chromosome 1 contains the following coding sequences:
- a CDS encoding putative RNA interference and gene silencing protein (Qde2) (translation initiation factor 2C (eIF-2C) and related proteins) translates to MALTARENKPTEYPQRPGYGTRGQPVMLYANYLNLKSAGAQLFRYRVEISPDPATRKPPAGKKAQQIIKLLIEQHFSELGKNIVTDYKSTLITNLEILDNEEIYQYDVRYRGEYDDEYSEDAKVYRVTCQFTGRLNPAELLAYLTSTNPDDQFGSKTEVLQAMNIILGNHPKIQDWIASVGANKHYAIRGDLCEKWDLGAGLEALRGFFISVRTATSRLLLNVQVKYIACYQEGPLAHVIKEYQPRHRDVNALRRFLVKLRVRVTHIQRKNKRGDVVPRIKAIAGLATTNDGASQANPPRVPRHGAGPKEVEFFLEAPGQQPSQSASSGAKGKKGKKPAKAGPAQAGAYISVADFFRQNYGTNTDPNMPVINVGTTENPSYLPVEVCEVVPGQPAKAKLSPNQTRNMLNFAVRAPPQNAASIVTTGTQLLGLSPQSPTLENFGIQPDCNLITVPGRVLPAPNVYYKDASKRSQKSVTVKPQFGSWNMRSIRFSTSTNLPVWTWLVINADGSKPPFARQEDFDNVLGGFTAKLNEMGVAAQRALRGETISVNKDNYEAGITAAVGRLMNKKPSLILSVLPFSDADYYNCIKRACDLTYGVRNINVLADKFRDANPQYFANVGLKVNLKLGGANQLLDAKELGLIGQNKTMLVGMDVTHPSPGSSANAPSVAGMVASVDSTLSQWPAEIRVQRSREEMIQDLSDMLKAHLKRWARSHSKAYPENIIVYRDGVSEGQYELVVQKELPLLKNACRETYPASLTKQGLPHISIAIVGKRHNTRFYPTKEGDADRSGNPSNGTIVDRGVTEARNWDFYLQAHTALKGTARPAHYFTVWDEIFCRQQPRPPYQNSADVLEALTHHMCYLFGRATKAVSICPPAYYADLVCTRARCYLSSAFEPSLAGSVATGSGPGLKVENADVRIHPNVQDTMFYI, encoded by the exons CTCTAACAGCGAGGGAAAACAAGCCAACTGAGTACCCTCAGCGACCCGGTTATGGTACTCGAGGTCAGCCAGTGATGCTGTATGCCAATTATCTTAACTTGAAGTCGGCTGGCGCACAATTGTTTCGCTACCGTGTTGAGATCTCGCCTGATCCAGCGACCAGGAAGCCCCCAGCAGGCAAGAAAGCCCAGCAGATCATTAAACTTCTGATCGAGCAGCATTTCTCCGAGTTGGGTAAGAATATTGTTACAGATTACAAGTCTACTTTGATCACCAACCTCGAGATTCTCGATAATGAGGAAATATATCAGTACGATGTTCGTTATCGTGGCGAGTATGATGACGAGTATTCCGAGGACGCAAAGGTCTACCGAGTTACGTGCCAGTTCACAGGAAGACTCAACCCTGCTGAGCTTCTAGCTTACTTAACCTCGACCAACCCCGATGACCAGTTTGGCTCTAAGACGGAAGTGCTTCAAGCGATGAACATCATTCTAGGAAACCACCCGAAAATACAGGATTGGATTGCCTCCGTTGGTGCGAACAAGCATTATGCTATACGTGGGGACTTGTGCGAGAAATGGGACCTCGGTGCTGGTCTTGAAGCCCTTCGGGGATTTTTCATCAGTGTTCGTACAGCTACTTCTCGCCTTTTGCTCAACGTCCAAGTCAAGTACATTGCCTGTTACCAGGAAGGACCGCTGGCCCATGTGATAAAAGAGTATCAACCACGACACCGGGACGTCAACGCCCTCCGGAGGTttttggtgaagttgagaGTCAGAGTAACACATATTCAGAGGAAGAACAAACGGGGAGATGTCGTGCCCAGAATAAAAGCGATCGCCGGTTTGGCAACCACCAATGATGGTGCGTCGCAGGCAAACCCCCCAAGGGTGCCCAGACATGGTGCGGGACCCAAGGAAGTAGAATTCTTCTTAGAAGCTCCTGGCCAGCAACCCTCCCAGAGCGCATCCAGCGGTGCCAAAGgcaagaagggcaagaaacCCGCGAAGGCAGGCCCTGCACAGGCCGGCGCATACATCAGCGTGGCCGACTTCTTTCGCCAGA ATTACGGTACAAATACAGATCCTAACATGCCTGTGATCAATGTCGGAACAACAGAGAACCCAAGCTACTTGCCTGTCGAAGTGTGTGAGGTTGTGCCGGGTCAGCCTGCAAAGGCAAAGCTCTCCCCAAACCAGACTAGAAACATGCTGAACTTTGCCGTCCGCGCTCCCCCGCAGAATGCTGCATCTATAGTCACGACAGGTACTCAGCTGCTTGGTCTCTCTCCTCAGAGTCCTACTCTT GAGAACTTCGGCATACAGCCAGACTGTAACCTCATTACTGTCCCAGGCCGGGTGCTCCCAGCACCGAATGTCTACTACAAGGATGCGTCAAAGCGGTCACAAAAATCAGTGACAGTGAAACCGCAGTTTGGCAGCTGGAACATGAGATCGATTAGGTTTTCGACGTCGACCAACCTCCCAGTCTGGACTTGGCTTGTGATAAACGCCGATGGCTCCAAACCACCCTTCGCTCGCCAGGAGGACTTCGACAATGTTCTGGGAGGATTCACAGCCAAACTAAACGAGATGGGCGTTGCAGCACAGCGAGCCCTCAGAGGTGAAACCATAAGTGTTAACAAAGACAATTATGAGGCCGGAATCACGGCAGCAGTTGGGCGACtcatgaacaagaagccCTCCTTGATCCTCTCGGTCCTGCCATTCAGCGATGCGGATTATTATAACTGCATCAAGAGAGCATGCGACTTGACGTACGGCGTGCGGAACATCAACGTCCTAGCTGACAAATTCCGGGACGCAAACCCCCAGTACTTTGCGAATGTCGGACTAAAGGTCAACCTGAAACTAGGCGGTGCCAACCAACTCCTAGATGCAAAAGAACTAGGCCTCATCGGACAGAACAAAACAATGCTCGTCGGCATGGACGTCACCCACCCTTCCCCCGGGTCATCTGCGAACGCCCCCAGTGTCGCAGGCATGGTCGCCTCCGTCGACTCTACTCTAAGCCAGTGGCCCGCAGAAATCAGAGTACAGAGATCGCGCGAGGAAATGATCCAAGACCTGAGTGACATGCTGAAAGCCCACCTCAAGCGCTGGGCCCGCTCCCACAGCAAAGCCTACCCTGAGAACATCATCGTGTACAGGGACGGCGTATCAGAAGGCCAGTACGAATTAGTCGTCCAAAAGGAGCTCCCGCTCCTCAAGAACGCCTGTAGGGAGACATACCCAGCGAGCTTAACAAAGCAAGGCCTCCCGCacatctccatcgccatTGTCGGCAAACGCCACAACACCCGCTTCTACCCAACCAAGGAAGGAGACGCCGACCGCTCGGGCAACCCCAGCAACGGCACCATCGTCGACCGCGGCGTCACCGAGGCCCGCAACTGGGACTTCTACCTCCAGGCTCACACGGCGCTGAAGGGCACCGCTCGTCCCGCCCACTACTTCACGGTCTGGGATGAGATCTTCTGCCGACAGCAACCTAGGCCCCCGTACCAGAACTCCGCGGATGTCTTAGAGGCTCTAACACATCATATGTGCTATCTATTCGGTAGAGCTACCAAGGCTGTCAGCATCTGTCCGCCGGCGTACTATGCGGATCTGGTCTGTACTCGGGCGCGTTGCTACCTCAGTAGCGCCTTTGAACCTTCCCTGGCTGGAAGCGTGGCCACGGGTAGTGGGCCGGGCCTAAAGGTCGAAAATGCGGATGTGCGGATCCATCCTAATGTTCAGGACACCATGTTCTACATATAG
- a CDS encoding uncharacterized protein (predicted protein): MSLQDVYQKFLSDPRSASLASDVTLIYITTTTRVDGAEAVVKHLARQDHVLKRKSQQVIDTVEGLNSLSLDVDTTVEFVSGGGPYLPALDDNFLSDRIATFPTVHIVRFNSQNQIQQVKVYWDQASLLKQVEVIGSRSRGWPIRDAKDQTRLIKAAASSAPADDAPAPVPANKPEENGDAHNKVVSPKRRIKDPYAAESLEELLSPGKDRAEPVRAPRAPASAKPPQRDLAELFGNHDDLEIPEPSPSRATPVAPKVGAGKNYRASRIFDDDETVATKDKPQQIAYRAHPKRFDHFELGADNSEREIKPKVSRPVSSQGKGAQWKFEDFTTPEKPTRQLRGQELRSFGISDEEPQTPPAKPRVQPRRDAETHFQLTDDTGDQGSGRIISSFQNKGLSLYKNHLFADEDEPAESKPSSKDKLPLSVAQKGPTRNKDLETHWTITDESPAKSKADENKKPIAADRQRAVKMLEPSWESYDQSPQPSKAVRPPPQRRQLRSVNERSWSLGDE; the protein is encoded by the exons ATGTCTCTCCAAGACGTGTACCAGAAATTCCTTTCTGACCCCAGGTCTGCTTCCCTGGCTTCCGATGTTACGCTGATCTATATCACAACGACCACCAGGGTCGATGGCGCTGAGGCCGTGGTCAAGCACCTCGCTAGACAGGATCATGTCCTCAAAAGAAAGTCCCAGCAGGTGATTGATACGGTCGAGGGCTTGAACTCCCTGTCTCTAGACGTGGACACTACAGTGGAATTTGTCTCTGGCGGCGGACCGTATCTCCCCGCGCTGGACGATAACTTCTTGTCTGACCGCATTGCGACCTTCCCCACG GTTCACATCGTTCGTTTCAACTCTCAGAACCAGATTCAACAGGTCAAAGTCTATTGGGACCAGGCGTCGCTTTTGAAACAGGTCGAGGTGATCGGCTCGCGCAGTCGCGGTTGGCCCATCCGTGATGCGAAAGATCAGACTAGATTGATCAAggccgccgcctcctccgcccCGGCGGATGATGCCCCAGCGCCTGTGCCCGCGAACAAGCCCGAAGAGAATGGCGACGCACACAACAAAGTCGTCTCTCCTAAGAGACGCATCAAGGACCCCTACGCGGCAGAGTCTCTGGAGGAACTTCTCTCTCCCGGCAAGGACCGAGCGGAACCCGTGCGTGCCCCTCGTGCCCCGGCATCCGCTAAGCCTCCCCAGCGCGATCTGGCAGAGCTCTTTggaaatcatgatgatcTCGAAATTCCTGAACCATCCCCTTCCAGGGCCACGCCCGTCGCTCCCAAGGTCGGTGCGGGTAAGAACTACCGGGCTTCACGcatctttgatgatgatgagaccgTCGCTACCAAAGACAAGCCCCAGCAGATCGCTTACAGGGCTCACCCCAAGCGCTTCGATCATTTTGAGCTGGGCGCCGACAACAGTGAGCGTGAGATCAAACCCAAGGTGTCGCGTCCGGTGTCGAGCCAGGGCAAGGGAGCTCAATGGAAATTCGAAGACTTCACGACTCCCGAGAAACCTACACGCCAGCTCCGGGGCCAAGAGCTTCGTAGTTTCGGTATCAGCGACGAGGAGCCACAGACACCCCCAGCCAAGCCTCGCGTCCAACCCCGCCGCGATGCGGAAACCCACTTCCAATTGACAGATGATACCGGCGATCAGGGTTCAGGCCGGATCATCAGTTCGTTCCAGAACAAGGGTCTCAGCCTTTACAAGAACCATCTGTTcgccgatgaagacgagcCCGCCGAGAGCAAGCCGTCGTCCAAGGATAAGCTGCCCCTGTCCGTAGCCCAGAAAGGCCCAACCCGCAATAAGGACCTCGAGACTCACTGGACCATCACAGATGAATCGCCAGCGAAAAGCAAGGCCGacgagaacaagaagcccATCGCGGCGGACCGACAGCGGGCCGTCAAAATGTTGGAGCCGTCATGGGAATCCTATgatcaatctcctcagcCGAGCAAAGCCGttcgtcctcctccacagcGCCGCCAATTGCGAAGTGTCAACGAGAGAAGCTGGAGTCTTGGTGATGAGTGA
- a CDS encoding DNA-directed RNA polymerase II subunit RPB7 (DNA-directed RNA polymerase subunit E'), with translation MFFLKEETKVITLHPSYFGPNVREYLINRLNEEEEGRCTGDHFVICVMDMVDIGEGRVLPSSGQAEYTIKYRAIIWKPFRGETVDAIVTSVKPTGIFTLAGPLSVFIARKNIPSDIKWEPNTVPPQYTDHADQVIEKGTSLRLKILGVKPDVAAINAIGTIKEDYLGPL, from the exons ATGTTTTTCCTCAAGGAAGAGACCAAGGTCATCACGTTGCATCCGTCCTATTTTGGGCCTAATGTGCGAGAATATCTTATAAACCGGCTaaacgaggaggaggaaggacGGTGTACGGGAGATCACTTCGTGATTTGTGTGATGGACATGGTAGATATTGGAGAAGGTCGGGTTCTACCTAGCAGCGGGCAAGCCGAGTACACAATTAAATACCGAGCTATTATTTGGAAGCCGTTCCGTGGAGAGACC GTCGATGCCATCGTTACGTCTGTTAAGCCCACCGGAATCTTCACATTGGCGGGTCCGCTATCAGTTTTCATTGCGCGCAAA AACATTCCTTCCGACATCAAGTGGGAACCAAATACAGTGCCTCCTCAATACACAGATCACGCGGACCAGGTCATTGAGAAAGGGACAAGTCTACGGCTTAAGATTCTTGGTGTCAAGCCAGATGTCGCCGCAATCAATGCTATTGGAACCATTAAAGAAGACTACTTAGG ACCACTGTAA
- a CDS encoding 2-hydroxy-palmitic acid dioxygenase MPO1 (predicted protein): protein MALNLEKQLLFYGAYHNNPVNVAIHITCVPILLFTGIALASNSPALFNLPDVLRFEHLPPNLGTIGALIYSTFYILLEPVAGALIAPIIIGGAAFANHLLTTHGTDMNYWFGGIHVVSWLLQFVGHGAFERRAPALLDNLVQALLLAPLFVWMEILFFFGYRPELKARYDQSVQKEVAAFKEKKNNAGK, encoded by the exons ATGGCTCTGaatctggagaagcagctccTTTTC TATGGAGCCTACCATAACAACCCA GTAAACGTCGCAATTCATATTACATGTGTGCCGATACTTCTATTTACTGGAATTGCCCTG GCATCGAATTCTCCTGCCCTCTTCAACCTGCCTGATGTCCTTCGTTTCGAGCACCTGCCCCCCAACCTCGGTACCATTGGCGCGTTAATATATTCAACATTCTATATTCTACTGGAGCCAGTTGCTGGGGCCCTGATCGCACCGATTATCATTGGCGGCGCGGCGTTCGCAAACCATCTCTTGACCACTCATGGCACGGATATGAACTACTGGTTTGGTGGAATTCATGTTGTGTCCTGGTTGCTCCAGTTCGTCGGTCACGGTGCATTCGAACGCAGGGCACCGGCTTTGCTGGACAACCTGGTCCAGGCGCTCCTTCTTGCTCCGCTTTTTGTTTGGATGgagatcctcttcttcttcggctaTCGCCCAGAACTGAAGGCGAGATACGACCAGAGCGTCCAGAAAGAGGTTGCTGCCTttaaggagaagaagaacaacgcaGGCAAATAA
- a CDS encoding F1F0 ATP synthase subunit alpha (F0F1-type ATP synthase, alpha subunit), with the protein MFRNALRQSSRTVAAATATGRIASVRAAAPGPVSAAAKQVRTYAAEAKASPTEVSSILEQRIRGVQEEAGLAETGRVLSVGDGIARVHGMTNVQAEELVEFASGVKGMCMNLEAGQVGVVLFGSDRLVKEGETVKRTGEIVDVPVGPELLGRVVDALGNPIDGKGPLNTKAKSRAQLKAPGILPRRSVNQPVQTGLKCVDSMVPIGRGQRELIIGDRQTGKTAVALDAMLNQKRWNNTSDESKKLYCIYVAVGQKRSTVAQLVKTLEENDAMKYSIVVAATASEAAPLQYLAPFTGCAMGEWFRDNGRHAVIIYDDLSKQAVAYRQMSLLLRRPPGREAYPGDVFYLHSRLLERAAKMNDTHGGGSLTALPVIETQGGDVSAYIPTNVISITDGQIFLESELFYKGIRPAINVGLSVSRVGSAAQVKAMKQVAGSLKLFLAQYREVAAFAQFGSDLDAATKQTLNRGERLTELLKQKQYSPMSVSDMVPLIFAGVNGHLDNIPVAKILQWESDFLAHLKSNNPEIQEAIEKEGQVSKETEASLKEIIQSFNKSFNA; encoded by the exons ATGTTCAGAAACGCTTTGCGGCAGTCCAGCCGCACCGTTGCGGCTGCCACTGCTACTGGCAGGATCGCTTCG GTCCGCGCGGCTGCTCCCGGCCCCgtctctgctgctgctaagCAGGTCCGTACCTACGCCGCTGAGGCCAAGGCTTCCCCCACCGAGGTCTCTTCTATCCTTGAGCAGAGAATCCGTGGTGTTCAGGAGGAGGCTGGTCTTGCCGAGACTGGACGTGTCCTTTCCGTCGG TGACGGTATCGCTCGTGTCCACGGCATGACCAATGTCCAGGCTGAGGAGCTGGTCGA GTTCGCCTCTGGCGTCAAGGGCATGTGCATGAACCTGGAAGCCGGCCAGGTCGGTGTTGTGCTTTTCGGTTCCGACCGTCTCGTCAAGGAGGGTGAGACCGTCAAGCGTACCGGAGAGATT GTTGATGTCCCCGTCGGTCCTGAGCTTCTCGGCCGTGTCGTCGACGCTCTGGGTAACCCAATCGACGGCAAGGGCCCCCTCAacaccaaggccaagagccgTGCTCAGCTCAAGGCCCCTGGTATCCTGCCCCGTCGTTCCGTCAACCAGCCCGTCCAGACTGGTTTGAAGTGTGTCGACTCCATGGTTCCTATTGGCCGTGGTCAGCGTGAGTTGATCATTGGTGACCGTCAGACTGGTAAGACCGCTGTCGCCCTTGATGCCATGCTGAACCAGAAGCGTTGGAACAACACTTCCGACGAGAGCAAGAAGCTCTACTGTATCTACGTTGCTGTCGGTCAGAAGCGTTCCACCGTTGCTCAGCTCGTCAAGACCCTTGAGGAGAACGATGCCATGAAGTACTCCATTGTCGTTGCTGCTACTGCTTCCGAGGCTGCTCCTCTGCAGTACCTTGCTCCCTTCACTGGTTGTGCCATGGGTGAGTGGTTCCGTGACAACGGCCGCCACGCCGTCATCATCTACGATGACCTTTCCAAGCAGGCCGTCGCCTACCGTCAGATGTCTCTGCTGCTCCGTCGTCCCCCCGGTCGTGAGGCCTACCCTGGTGACGTTTTCTACCTGCACTCCCGTCTCCTTGAGCGTGCCGCCAAGATGAACGACACCCACGGTGGTGGTTCCCTCACTGCTCTCCCCGTCATTGAGACCCAGGGTGGTGATGTGTCTGCCTATATTCCTACCAACGTCATTTCCATTACCGACGGCCAGATCTTCCTGGAGTCCGAACTTTTCTACAAGGGTATCCGTCCTGCCATTAACGTCGGTCTTTCCGTCTCTCGTGTCGGCTCTGCTGCCCAGGTCAAGGCCATGAAGCAGGTCGCTGGTTCCCTGAAGCTGTTCTTGGCTCAGTACCGTGAGGTTGCTGCCTTCGCTCAGTTCGGTTCCGATCTTGATGCCGCCACCAAGCAGACTCTCAACCGTGGTGAGCGTCTCACTGAGCTGCTCAAGCAGAAGCAGTACTCCCCTATGTCCGTTTCCGACATGGTCCCTCTCATCTTCGCTGGTGTCAACGGTCACCTCGACAACATCCCCGTCGCAAAGATCCTCCAGTGGGAGTCTGACTTCCTTGCTCACCTCAAGAGCAACAACCCTGAGATCCAGGAGGCCATCGAGAAGGAGGGCCAGGTCAGCAAGGAGACCGAGGCTTCCCtcaaggagatcatccagaGCTTCAACAAGTCTTTCAACGCATAG
- a CDS encoding methylenetetrahydrofolate dehydrogenase (NAD(+)) (methylenetetrahydrofolate dehydrogenase/methylenetetrahydrofolate cyclohydrolase): MPTSSDAAPATCKVVLSKNVVSSLLSEVQEGVKTLEKPPHLVGFLANNDPAALMYAQWTEKTCEENGFRYSLRQVDREELEEAILAANVDSDVDGIIVYYPIFNNRQDQYLQQLVDVSKDVEGLSHRYIFNMYQNIRFLDPETKRQKCILPCTPLAIIKILEYLKVYNTILPYGNRLFGHTICVVNRSEVVGRPLAALLANDGACVYSVDVTGIQKFTRGEGIKKRRHEVHDLEGKTLKDVVPLCDVVISGVPGDKYKFDTSLLREGAVCLNFSSEKNFGPEVKEKASIFMPSTGKVTIAVLLRNLLRLIQNRRVDDVKPAEATERPGTLEAAT, encoded by the exons ATGCCTACTTCTTCCGACGCAGCGCCGGCCACCTGCAAGGTCGTGCTCTCTAAAAATGTCGTTTCTAGCCTCCTTTCTGAGGTTCAGGAAGGAGTGAAGACGCTGGAGAAGCCCCCTCACCTGGTGGGATTCTTGGCCAACAATGATCCTGCGGCACTTATGTATGCCCAGTGGACTGAAAAGACCTGCGAAGAAAA TGGCTTCCGCTATTCTCTCCGTCAAGTCGATCGCGAAGAGCTCGAGGAGGCTATCCTGGCTGCCAATGTCGACTCGGATGTTGACGGCATCATTGTATACTAccccatcttcaacaaccGGCAAGACCAGTACTTGCAGCAGCTCGTCGATGTATCCAAGGATGTAGAGGGTCTAAGCCATCGCTACATCTTCAACATGTACCAGAACATCCGATTCCTCGACCCAGAGACCAAGCGACAGAAATGTATTCTCCCTTGCACACCCCTCGCCATTATCAAGATTCTCGAGTACCTCAAAGTCTACAATACGATTTTGCCCTATGGCAACCGTCTTTTTGGACACACTATCTGTGTAGTGAACCGGTCGGAGGTTGTCGGTCGGCCGCTGGCGGCTTTGCTGGCTAACGATGGAGCCTGCGTCTACAGTGTGGATGTGACTGGTATCCAAAAGTTCACTAGAGGTGAAGGTATCAAAAAGCGGAGACACGAAGTCCACGACTTGGAAGGCAAGACACTGAAGGATGTGGTGCCTTTGTGTGATGTCGTCATCTCTGGTGTTCCCGGGGACAAGTACAAGTTCGATACCAGCCTCCTCAGAGAGGGTGCTGTGTGTCTTAACTTCTCCAGTGAGAAG AACTTCGGACCGGAAGTCAAGGAGAAAGCCTCTATCTTTATGCCTTCCACTGGAAAGGTGACAATCGCCGTTCTCCTCAGAAACTTACTA AGACTCATACAGAACCGGAGAGTGGATGACGTGAAGCCTGCTGAAGCCACCGAGCGCCCAGGCACTCTGGAAGCTGCCACCTAG
- a CDS encoding signal peptidase complex subunit 2 (predicted protein), producing the protein MASAEAHKVPVYSVNDLKSTTDDALAPHLTTLPQPYAFTQDHTKTNVRFLLGYSAVAIAAFTFYADRTLGWEATQSTWVIAAVVSYFVLNTLLTYWIWAVEAGEVFRGKRKSGETITIRSSGKKHSPLYKLRVQYTSSANKVLEEKEIETSFTTWFSADGTFHPEPLKKWLASEIQVLRLAAKEK; encoded by the exons ATGGCGTCTGCAGAGGCACACAAAGTGCCCGTTTACTCTGTCAATG ATCTTAAATCAACAACAGATGATGCCCTAGCACCGCATTTAACTACCCTACCCCAGCCCTACGCCTTTACTCAAGACCACACGAAGACCAACGTCCGCTTCCTTCTAGGCTATTCCGCCGTCGCCATTGCAGCATTCACATTCTATGCCGATCGCACGCTAGGATGGGAGGCAACACAGTCAACATGGGTCATAGCGGCCGTGGTTTCGTACTTTGTCCTGAACACCTTGCTCACATATTGGATCTGGGCCGTGGAGGCTGGTGAGGTATTTCGTGGAAAGCGCAAGTCTGGTGAAACG ATTACCATTCGCTCCTCCGGGAAGAAACACTCTCCGTTGTATAAACTCCGTGTGCAGTATACATCTTCTGCGAACAAAGTCCtcgaggaaaaggaaatagagaCGTCTTTCACAACCTGGTTTTCTGCAGATGGAACTTTTCACCCTGAGCCTCTTAAGAAGTGGCTAGCAAGCGAGATCCAGGTCCTGCGGCTTGCTGCAAAGGAGAAATGA
- a CDS encoding ER membrane complex subunit EMC3 (uncharacterized conserved protein), translating to MAIHSYWILFPITIVMILTGILRHYATVLMNTPPKPASTLAESRERLSLLRGVNLRNNASAVLSKDAFEMRKNYLVSAYQSGEFLKDPASRGQPPANPMTDPAGMEAMMGMMKGNMMMMIPQTLIMSWINAFFSGFVILKLPFPLTIRFKSMLQSGVMTRDLDVRWVSSLSWYFLNLFGLQSVFGFILGSDNAANHMSQQMATMNPAMGANPFQPGQDPDKLYQSEAENLAVMEHFCILDGIEDRILHNIASKEGLI from the exons ATGGCGATTCACAGTTATTGGATCCTGTTCCCCATCACCATTGTTATG ATACTGACAGGTATCCTTCGTCACTATGCTACAGTTTTGATGAACACCCCTCCTAAGCCTGCGTCTACTCTGGCCGAATCCCGTGAGCGTCTCTCGCTCCTGCGCGGAGTCAATCTCCGCAACAATGCTTCAGCAGTCCTCTCTAAAGATGCGTTTGAAATGCGCAAGAACTATCTTGTCTCAGCGTACCAAAGTGGCGAGTTCCTAAAGGACCCGGCCAGCCGCGGTCAACCCCCAGCAAATCCGATGACTGACCCTGCGGGCATGGAGGCTATGATGGGTATGATGAAGGgaaatatgatgatgatgatcccGCAGACTCTTATTATGAGCTGGATTaatgccttcttctctggatTCGTTATCC TTAAGCTGCCGTTCCCCCTCACCATCCGGTTCAAGTCTATGCTTCAGTCTGGTGTCATGACTCGGGACTTGGACGTTAGGTGGGTATCCAGTTTGTCATGGTACTTCCTCAATTTGTTTGGTCTTCAGTCTGTGTTCGGGTTCATCCTGGGTAGCGACAACG CTGCGAATCACATGTCCCAACAAATGGCTACTATGAACCCTGCCATGGGTGCCAATCCCTTCCAGCCTGGCCAAGATCCCGATAAATTGTATCAAAGTGAAGCAGAGAACTTGGCAGTCATGGAACATTTTTGCATTTTGGATGGCATTGAGGACAGAATACTGCACAATATTGCTTCAAAGGAGGGCCTCATTTGA
- a CDS encoding uncharacterized protein (predicted protein) — protein MTPNIAMPPSEGSRRPQDSDSDGPVISDVLPKNRGINIFASLTRDFEPIDSRFNDATKNVTVLAPRNSVIQGLPRKPWENPDDYAQFGEAKAYEGQEGQDRAKSNLKRFVEAHIVPRSPWNEGNEVETLGGDKLSWAKDGDKIFIQPGNIEVDSIAEQVSNGEVWILNGVINYR, from the exons ATGACCCCTAATATTGCTATGCCGCCCAGTGAGGGGAGCAGACGGCCTCAGGATTCCGACAGTGATGGCCCTGTGATATCCGATGTTCTTCCTAAAAACCGTGGCATCAATATCTTTGCTTCTCTTACGAGGGATTTTGAGCCCATCGATTCTCGCTTCAACGATGCGACAAAGAATGTAACCGTCCTGGCCCCTCGCAACAGCGTAATCCAAGGACTTCCGCGTAAGCCTTGGGAGAATCCGGATGACTATGCACAGTTCGGAGAGGCGAAGGCCTATGAAGGGCAGGAAGGGCAGGACCGAGCGAAAAGCAACCTGAAGCGTTTTGTAGAGGCTCACATAGTACCCAGAAGCCCTTGGAATGAAGGGAATGAAGTAGAGACTCTTGGGGGAGACAAGTTGAGCTGGGCTAAAGATGGAGATAAGATCTTT ATCCAACCGGGAAATATTGAGGTTGACAGTATTGCAGAACAAGTTTCAAATGGTGAAGTATGGATCTTGAACGGCGTTATCAACTACCGTTGA
- a CDS encoding uncharacterized protein (predicted protein) — protein sequence MSALQTFLLVVDHDKQEAKQIAERIAQDVETKKTTLIEVVQSLGEYINDEDPILRGKAVSYLTSVIKSLPPRFLSRQQIQVLTTFFCDRIEDGGAVAGLDTLQKLDRFNKALAEEVAQAIFEHFQDLQSRSQSQRFQVYQLLNELMVNHRSGGC from the exons ATGTCGGCGTTGCAGACATTTCTGCTGGTCGTGGACCATGACAAGCAGGAGGCTAAGCAGATTGCTGAACGAATTGCTCAAG atgtggagaccAAGAAAACGACCCTTATCGAAGTCGTTCAGTCTTTGGGAGAATACATCAATGATGAGGATCCGATCTTGCGAGGCAAAGCAGTTTCCTATCTCACTTCTGTGATTAAATCACTCCCGCCGAGGTTCCTTTCGAGACAACAAATTCAAGTCTTAACTACCTTCTTTTGTGACCGTatagaagatggaggagctgtcGCTGGGCTGGATACACTTCAGAAGTTGGATCGCTTCAACAAAGCATTAGCGGAGGAGGTCGCACAAGC CATCTTTGAACATTTTCAAGACCTGCAGTCTCGATCACAATCCCAGAGATTTCAAGTTTACCAGTTACTGAACGAACTGATGGTAAACCATCGTTCGGGTGGGTGTTAA